CNACCCGAGGCGGAGGAGGCTGCAGCACCCGCCAAGGCCGAGGACGATGCCGAGCCAGAGGCTGAGCCTGAGGAGGCTGCAGCACCCGCCAAGGCCGAGGACGATGCTGAGCCAGAGGCTGAGCCTGAGGAGGCTGCAGCACCCGCCAAGGCCGAGGACGATGCTGAGCCAGAGGCTGAGCCTGAGGAGGCTGCAGCACCCGCCAAGGCTGAGGACGATGCCGAGCCAGAGGCTGAGACTGAGGAGGCTGCAGCACCCGCCAAAGCCGAGGACGATGCCGAACCCGAGGCTGAGGAGGCTGCAGCACCCGCCAAGGCCGAGGATGATGCCGAACCCAAGGCTGAGCCTGAGGAGGCTGCAGCACCTGCCAAGGCCGAGGACGATGCCGAACCCGAGGCTGCAGCACCGGCCAAGGCTGAGGACGATGCCGAACCCGAGGCTGCAGCACCGGCCAAGGCCGAGGACGACGCCGAACCAGAGGCGGAGAAAGAGGTACCctttgaagaaaaggaagcAGCATAATAGAGATGAGATGGAAAAGGGCATTATTGGAGAATGTATGATCTCAGCTTTGTGCATGAGTCAACTAGTTTAATTTAtgtgctgtttttttttttttttttttttttttNNNNNNNNNNNNNNNNNNNNNNNNNNNNNNNNNNNNNNNNNNNNNNNNNNNNNNNNNNNNNNNNNNNNNNNNNNNNNNNNNNNNNNNtttttttttttttttttttaattttgttaaaaaaaaaaaaagaaattgaattattaagaAAGTTGATGATGTATTATGGAGTAATTGAATGATTTGGCTTCTATATCTAATATGATAAATATTCGTGTGAAAATCGACgctattttccctttttaacTCTCTAACGTCGATTTCTTGATATCAAATTCAGTGTTATCGTAAACATACAATAGCAATTTTCAACCGACATCAAAATCCGTTCAAAATCGAAATTATTCTCAGTGTCAACATACACGTATGATGATGGATTGAAATGACGTCTCTTGCTAATTGATCACATTATATACTAAATGGATGGTGATTGTAGCTGATATCGTTTCTTATGTAAATGATGTCTAGTATTCGTCACTAgatgataatttagaattgACGTCGTTTTTAATTCAACATGCACTAGATTTATTAGCATAATTGAAACCAAAAACCTGTATAAAACTGATTTGTGCAATAATTATCCGCTCTCATCTCAATTAATTTCATACAATCActaaatgttttaataaaacaaacacGATTTGTCATTTCATTTCACGATCGATTGAGTTGCAATACAATTGTCACAAACGAGCTATACGATATGTTTTAGGAGTTGTAATACAATTCTCACAATCAAGCTACACGATACGTTTTAGATTtatcaaccaaaattttagaagTGCTATATAATATGCCTAAGGGATGCCAGAAGTTCAGTATTTTGGCGAGTGTGAGACTCTTGGAATAATGAGAGAATTTCGACAAGAGATTCACCGAAGGCTCAATCTTAGTATTCTATTTCATAAGACCATCCTAATATTCACTTCAACAATCCAAGCAACTTTTgctgaagcaagaacccttgattcaaagaaattaatatcaaCTCGTACAAAATTCAGATCAATCAAgagataaattaaattaatttaatgaaagatctagaagaaagatttggaaccttattttaaattgagtcactccacagtCGAACTTGATAaagacttgattgaatgactcggATGCAATCTACCATAAGAactgcttgaaacttagaaataacGAAGATGATGGTCAAATTTCTAAGGGTGAAAATCTcgagatctcaatttcattctataaaaaatttgcttttgatatattaatttgtgagtatttatagtatttcttaaaaaaaaaaaaaaaaaaaaaaaaaaaaaaaaaaaaaaaaaaaaaaaaaaaaaaaaaaaaaaaaaNNNNNNNNNNNNNNNNNNNNNNNNNNNNNNNNNNNNNNNNNNNNNNNNNNNNNNNNNNNNNNNNNNNNNNNNNNNNNNNNNNNNNNNNNNNNNNNNNNNNNNNNNNNNNNNNNNNNNNNNNNNNNNNNNNNNNNNNNNNNNNNNNNNNNNNNNNNNNNNaaaaaaaaaaaaaaaaaaaaaaaaaaaaaattggtttagAATTTGCAtgttagaatcattcaagtcgtattgatcaaacctcttgtggagtgattcgaatcacgagttttctttactcctaatcttgatcatcaaagtaatccatttcaaaacttttccaTGGGTTGATTCCTTACCCTaatttggtattagagcatcAGGCTATTTGGTCGGACATATGTTTCATTCCATttatctcttttaattttttttctataaaggGTTAGATTGGATTTTGACATtaagttgaaaaagaaagaaagaaagcttaTTGATGTTTAAcgtctttttttcttcttgttattATATGTAACTCTCATATGTTACAACGGCTAAATTAAATGTCCTTATTCATCTTCGTTCTTTAActcatttctttgttgttaTTCCGATTGCTCCTTTAATACCCTTGTTTGTGTGTTGGGTGTGCTGTCTAATCACGTTGAATGGCACGATTTGTAGGTCCTCAACTGTGAGTGTGAGTTTGTAAAGGAGTGATACATTGATTCGAGTGTTGAGTGCTAAATACAAGTGAGCTACATTAACGAGTGAACACACGTGCTTTAACATTACTGATGCACGATTGAAAGAAGCACAACAAGAAACCATGGAAAGACTGATTCGAGGAATAGAGAAGTTTACAGATCAAATAGGAAGATTAGAGATTCAAAATGAAGCTCGAGAGAGAATTCCACCACCAGCACAACATGTAGATCAATATGAGGGAGACCGTTCTAATCAAGAAGAGGATGATCCACATGCAGTTGGTTGTGCCTTGGATGCGAGTGAGAGGTCGTGGGAGAAGGTATCATAATTTTCAACAACGAGTTTCTTATGAAGATAGAATTTAACGTAATGTGTGGAGCATCATATTAAAACTTCCAAAGTTTTATGAAAAAACCGATCCAGAGGAGTAGCTTGAATGAGAGAAAATGGTGGAGTCGGTATTCAATTGTCATAATTTTAGTGATAAAAAGAAGTTAATGTTATGCATCgctcaattcaaacaatatgctcaaatttggTTCGGTAAATTGACGTCAAGTAGGAGAAGAAATCTAGACGCACCAATTAATTCATGGTACGAGTTCAAAGAGGCCATGAGGAAGCGTTTTGTtccacaatattttcaacggGACATGACGCAAAAGCTTCAAGCATTGAAACAAGGAAGCAAGTCTGTGGAGGATTATTACAAGGAGATGGATACATTGATGGATCAACTTGATCTTAATGAGGACATGGAAGCTCTCATGACACAATTTCTTAATGGGTTAAACACGGAGATTACAAATGAGACTAATCTACAGTCTTATATGATATTGAGGGTAGGACACTGTAGTAGAGATTACCGTAATGCAAGATTTATCGAGGGTATGACACTGGGGAGGACTTGACAATTTGATTGTCGGGTTATGTATGATGGGTATGTAAATCGATACTATTTTATTCACAAtagtataaaaaatactcttatttCATTGTCACAAAAGATGGGAATATCACATTTTCGGAGTGAAAAGAACagagtttctattttttgatttgttgagagc
This genomic interval from Cucurbita pepo subsp. pepo cultivar mu-cu-16 chromosome LG20, ASM280686v2, whole genome shotgun sequence contains the following:
- the LOC111782553 gene encoding skin secretory protein xP2-like isoform X4 — translated: MATIEVESAATPLPEVVKAEAEEFAAPAKAEDDAEPEAETEEAAAPAKAEDDAEPEAEEAAAPAKAEDDAEXPEAEEAAAPAKAEDDAEPEAEPEEAAAPAKAEDDAEPEAEPEEAAAPAKAEDDAEPEAETEEAAAPAKAEDDAEPEAEEAAAPAKAEDDAEPKAEPEEAAAPAKAEDDAEPEAAAPAKAEDDAEPEAAAPAKAEDDAEPEAEKEVPFEEKEAA
- the LOC111782553 gene encoding skin secretory protein xP2-like isoform X1, producing the protein MATIEVESAATPLPEVVKAEAEEFAAPAKAEDDAEPEAETEEAAAPAKAEDDAEPEAEEAAAPAKAEDDAEXPEAEEAAAPAKAEDDAEPEAEPEEAAAPAKAEDDAEPEAEPEEAAAPAKAEDDAEPEAEPEEAAAPAKAEDDAEPEAETEEAAAPAKAEDDAEPEAEEAAAPAKAEDDAEPKAEPEEAAAPAKAEDDAEPEAAAPAKAEDDAEPEAAAPAKAEDDAEPEAEKEVPFEEKEAA
- the LOC111782553 gene encoding skin secretory protein xP2-like isoform X2; this encodes MATIEVESAATPLPEVVKAEAEEFAAPAKAEDDAEPEAETEEAAAPAKAEDDAEPEAEEAAAPAKAEDDAEPEAEPEEAAAPAKAEDDAEPEAEPEEAAAPAKAEDDAEPEAEPEEAAAPAKAEDDAEPEAETEEAAAPAKAEDDAEPEAEEAAAPAKAEDDAEPKAEPEEAAAPAKAEDDAEPEAAAPAKAEDDAEPEAAAPAKAEDDAEPEAEKEVPFEEKEAA
- the LOC111782553 gene encoding skin secretory protein xP2-like isoform X5, producing the protein MATIEVESAATPLPEVVKAEAEEFAAPAKAEDDAEPEAETEEAAAPAKAEDDAEPEAEPEEAAAPAKAEDDAEPEAEPEEAAAPAKAEDDAEPEAEPEEAAAPAKAEDDAEPEAETEEAAAPAKAEDDAEPEAEEAAAPAKAEDDAEPKAEPEEAAAPAKAEDDAEPEAAAPAKAEDDAEPEAAAPAKAEDDAEPEAEKEVPFEEKEAA
- the LOC111782553 gene encoding skin secretory protein xP2-like isoform X3, whose amino-acid sequence is MATIEVESAATPLPEVVKAEAEEFAAPAKAEDDAEPEAETEEAAAPAKAEDDAEPEAEEAAAPAKAEDDAEPEAEPEEAAAPAKAEDDAEPEAEPEEAAAPAKAEDDAEPEAEPEEAAAPAKAEDDAEPEAETEEAAAPAKAEDDAEPEAEEAAAPAKAEDDAEPKAEPEEAAAPAKAEDDAEPEAAAPAKAEDDAEPEAAAPAKAEDDAEPEAEKEVPFEEKEAA